Proteins from a single region of Anastrepha ludens isolate Willacy chromosome 5, idAnaLude1.1, whole genome shotgun sequence:
- the LOC128863221 gene encoding TBP-related factor isoform X2, whose product MDSNNDSALRNLLQVAIHDKQNPHSTIQPQQPAVTPIIEPKDVQHEVKLQNVVATVSVACELNLQDINFRTRNSEYTPSRFHGVVMRMREPRCTALIFRTGKIICTGARNEAEASLGARKFARILQKLGYPVKFADFKLQNIVATVDLRFPIRLENLNQMHGQFSSYEPELFPGLIYRMVNPRMVLLIFVNGKIVFTGAKARKDIMDCLDKIYPVLLSFRKN is encoded by the exons ATGGATTCAAATAACGATTCTGCTTTACGCAATTTGTTACAAGTTGCCATACATGATAAA CAAAATCCGCACAGCACTATACAGCCACAGCAACCGGCCGTCACACCGATTATTGAACCAAAGGATGTGCAACATGAAGTAAAACTGCA AAATGTCGTCGCCACAGTTTCGGTCGCTTGTGAATTAAATCTTCAGGATATAAATTTTCGCACTCGTAATTCTGAATATACCCCATCTCGCTTCCATGGCGTTGTAATGCGTATGCGAGAGCCACGCTGTACGGCGCTTATATTCCGCACCGGTAAAATTATTTGCACAGGAGCACGCAACGAAGCTGAAGCAAGTTTGGGCGCTAGAAAATTTGCGCGAATACTACAAAAACTTGGATATCCCGTGAAGTTTGCAGATTTTAAGCTGCAAAATATTGTAGCGACTGTGGATCTGAGGTTTCCTATACGCCTTGAAAACTTGAATCAAATGCATGGCCAATTCAGCTCATATGAACCCGAACTTTTTCCTGGACTAATATACCGCATGGTTAATCCACGTATGGTCCTTTTAATATTCGTAAatggaaaaattgtgttcaccGGAGCCAAAGCGCGGAAGGACATAATGGATTGTTTGGATAAAATATATCCTGTCTTGTTAAGCTTCCGAAAGAATTAA
- the LOC128863221 gene encoding TBP-related factor isoform X1: MDSNNDSALRNLLQVAIHDKQQNPHSTIQPQQPAVTPIIEPKDVQHEVKLQNVVATVSVACELNLQDINFRTRNSEYTPSRFHGVVMRMREPRCTALIFRTGKIICTGARNEAEASLGARKFARILQKLGYPVKFADFKLQNIVATVDLRFPIRLENLNQMHGQFSSYEPELFPGLIYRMVNPRMVLLIFVNGKIVFTGAKARKDIMDCLDKIYPVLLSFRKN; encoded by the exons ATGGATTCAAATAACGATTCTGCTTTACGCAATTTGTTACAAGTTGCCATACATGATAAA CAGCAAAATCCGCACAGCACTATACAGCCACAGCAACCGGCCGTCACACCGATTATTGAACCAAAGGATGTGCAACATGAAGTAAAACTGCA AAATGTCGTCGCCACAGTTTCGGTCGCTTGTGAATTAAATCTTCAGGATATAAATTTTCGCACTCGTAATTCTGAATATACCCCATCTCGCTTCCATGGCGTTGTAATGCGTATGCGAGAGCCACGCTGTACGGCGCTTATATTCCGCACCGGTAAAATTATTTGCACAGGAGCACGCAACGAAGCTGAAGCAAGTTTGGGCGCTAGAAAATTTGCGCGAATACTACAAAAACTTGGATATCCCGTGAAGTTTGCAGATTTTAAGCTGCAAAATATTGTAGCGACTGTGGATCTGAGGTTTCCTATACGCCTTGAAAACTTGAATCAAATGCATGGCCAATTCAGCTCATATGAACCCGAACTTTTTCCTGGACTAATATACCGCATGGTTAATCCACGTATGGTCCTTTTAATATTCGTAAatggaaaaattgtgttcaccGGAGCCAAAGCGCGGAAGGACATAATGGATTGTTTGGATAAAATATATCCTGTCTTGTTAAGCTTCCGAAAGAATTAA